ATTGTTATCATTACTTAAAAAGCGGAAATACTGTGAGAAAAATATTACTATCTTTTGAAAAAAGATAATTAAGAAATTATTAAGTGATTAATGACATCTGAACTTTAAAATAAAAAACCCGGTAACCGAAGCCACCGGGTGCGTCCTAACAAAAGGTCTGGGGGTTAACCTTCTGCTAGCGACATTCCAAACTTAAACCAGAATTTTCTATTAGTCAAGAGTTTTAGTAGATAAACAGTGTGAAAATCACAATTTTATTGTTACCACTGAAAAATATTTTGTTAAAATAAACTATGAACAATCAGCAAAAGAAATGATTATCTCAAATCCAAAACCAGAATTACAAAGTTATTCTTCTGATTTTAAAAAACTATTAACATTCGTGATTGTTCTAAGCTTAATAACCATATTCTATAATATTGCAGAAGGTGTTGTTTCTATTATATTTGGTTTGGATGATGAAACTCTTGCCTTATTTGGATTTGGATTAGACAGCTTTGTTGAAGTGATTTCCGGAATTGGAATTTTTCATTTGATTATTAGAATGAAACGAAATCCGGTTGAACGAAGGGACAATTTTGAACGAACAGCTTTAAAAGTAACAGGCTATAGTTTTTATATTCTTGCAGCGGGACTTGTAGTTGCTTCAATATTATTAATTAAAAACAATATAAAACCAGAAACTACTACTGTTGGAATTGTTATTTCCATAATTTCAATAATCACAATGTATGCACTTATCTATTATAAATTAAAAGTAGGAAATAAATTAAACTCCGATGCGATAATTGCTGATGCTAACTGCACAAAAACTTGTTTTTACCTGTCATTTATATTATTGGCTTCAAGTTTAAGTTATGAGATTTTAAAGATAGGATATTTGGATATCGCAGGCTCGCTTGGAGTTGCGTACTTTGCTTTTAAAGAAGGAAAAGAAGCCATTAAAAAATCTAAAAGCGAAAAACTATCTTGTTCCTGTAAAGACGATTGCCATTAGCCTTTTCTAATCAGCTCAAACATTTCTTGAACTGCTTGTTTAATTCCTACAAAAACAGCGCGGGCAATAATTGAATGCCCGATACTTACTTCATCAATATCGCTTAACTCTCTAAATATTTTTATGTTATGATAATCTAAACCATGGCCCGCATTTACTCCCAAACCTAATTTTTTTGCGTGTTTAACTGCAGTTCTGATTATTTCCAATTCATCGAATTGTTCTTCTTCTGATTTTGCATTTGCAAAAACTCCAGTATGAATTTCTATAAAATCACTCTCGATTTCAGCAGCGGCATCAATCTGTTTTAAATCTGGTTCGATAAATATTGAAACTTCGATATCATATTTGTGCAACTCTTGAATTGTTTCTTTCATTAAAGAAATATTATCAATTACGTTTATTCCACCTTCAGTAGTTAGTTCTTGCCTTTTTTCAGGAACTAATGTTGCTAGTTCAGGACCAACATCGCATGCAATTTTAATTATTTCCTCAGT
The window above is part of the Ignavibacteriales bacterium genome. Proteins encoded here:
- a CDS encoding cation transporter; the protein is MIISNPKPELQSYSSDFKKLLTFVIVLSLITIFYNIAEGVVSIIFGLDDETLALFGFGLDSFVEVISGIGIFHLIIRMKRNPVERRDNFERTALKVTGYSFYILAAGLVVASILLIKNNIKPETTTVGIVISIISIITMYALIYYKLKVGNKLNSDAIIADANCTKTCFYLSFILLASSLSYEILKIGYLDIAGSLGVAYFAFKEGKEAIKKSKSEKLSCSCKDDCH
- a CDS encoding pyridoxine 5'-phosphate synthase, with translation MKLSLNIDHIATLRNARAEIQPDPVTAALIAEQAGIDGIVVHLREDRRHINERDVRLLRELITTKLDLEMAATEEIIKIACDVGPELATLVPEKRQELTTEGGINVIDNISLMKETIQELHKYDIEVSIFIEPDLKQIDAAAEIESDFIEIHTGVFANAKSEEEQFDELEIIRTAVKHAKKLGLGVNAGHGLDYHNIKIFRELSDIDEVSIGHSIIARAVFVGIKQAVQEMFELIRKG